The region CTGCATTCCTGGTGCCCGGAAGATGGGAACGGCGCCGCTTCCGACTCCGACTGGGAGGTGCTCTCGGTGAAGGAGCGCGCCGGCGTCTTCGTCTACAACTGTGCAATAATGGGGTGCTGAGTTAGCAGCACCTTGGCTTCAGTACATGCCACCACATGTTTAGCAAAACCCACCGATTCGTTGCTGCCATTTTAGCTGCTGCTACTTCTTATAATGACTTGTAATTCAGAAATGACACCCCCTTTTCGCGGAGCTGTCGATTAAAATGTCGGGTCGAGAGCATAGAGAGCATTCAGTTCAGTTTACCTGGAACTTCTCTTTTAACACTCTTCATTCAAAAGTCCTTAATTCTTGTTGTCTAGCATGAATCTTTTTTCCACGCAGTATTCTTTGTTCATCATCCTTGCTGAACGAACACTTGTTATTCTGCTGGGCCGAGCCGAATCGCATCTTTCAGTTGCATATATTGTCTGTATCCCATACGTATAGATCAGTAGATTCTGCTCTACTAAAGAGTATGTGTGTGTGTATCTATTGTTCAGAGTCGAGCAGTAAACTTTTTTGCACTTTGCTGGTCCATGCAAAGTGTCGGTGGTACGTAGGCTCAAGGGGAGGGAAGGGACCAAATCAATTAGAGAGAACGGGACGGGACCAAATAATTGTAATCGCCAGATGCTCACACTGTTGTGCCCTGCCGCCCCTGCTCCAACTTGCCCTGCTGCTGTGTTTCCCTGCGCCGTACCGCCAATTCTCTCTCAGTCTCGGACATTTCTTTCGCGGTACAGCTTGACAGATACAGGTGGTGGTGGCGGCAAAAAGGCTGCACCGCGTACTTGGCGTACAATCTCCCCAGCTTCCTCGCGTACTTTCTGAGGTGAGAATCCTGGGGAAAATATGCAGCGGTAGGAGGAGGGAGTACAATCTCCCCAGCTTCCTCGCGTACTTGGCGTACTTCCGGTTGCGCGACGCGGCCGGGTTTCATTTGTCACCGAAACAGTTTGACCCGGGGCCTTTTTTGGGTCGCTTTTAtgattattttttttgaattttctgccTCGCTTTTGATGATTCTTCAGCTCGGTTTTGTCAACCGGGTTTACTTCGCCCGTGGTTTTGCAGGACGTGTCTCCGGCGCAGCGCAGTGTCCGGCGTACGGCTGGTGTGGATGTGTGTGATAATCACTGACTTGTGCATTGGTTCGACCGCTCGCTGTCTCACTGAGTTGACGATGCAATCCGTTCGATCGCTCGCTGTCTCCCACTTTAACGAGTTGACGATGGGAGCCGTTCAACAGGGCCATATGGTTTGACATGTTCACGCCACGACGATTTCGCCGGCTACGACTTACGGCAGGTTGACATGATGATTTTTGGAAATTTTTGATCCGTTCTTCACTTCTTTCTCAAACACGCTCAGCCCGTCACCGTCTGCCGAGGCGTGGAGCTGCTTGACCGTATCCCTGTAATCGCGCGTGATTTGCACGGAGCCAGTTCTCTCCGATGCCGACACCGGCGTGGCGTGGTCGTTTCGTCAGGCGTGGCTCAGAACCGCAGCCCGTTTCAAGGTGTGAGATTGCAGATGAATTTGGTCGATGTGTGTCCATTCCAAATTGTTCACAACACACCATGCCTCCTCGAGGTCATGCTTGGCCTCAAGGATTGGGGATCCATCCAGACCAGCAGGCCGACCCATGTCAGTCATCATAACAGTGAACACTGAAGTCTAACGGCAATGCAACACAGTAGTGGTTCAGAGATGTGAATCATATCTTGCAAGAACCTATGTTGATCATCTCCAcctccagatatttacatcgtacaCAACAAGCAAACGACAGGTTGCCCCGTTAACCCAACCCCTCCTCGTggaatcaaaaaagaaaaaaaaacaaagcaaTATATCCTCCAAAAATTGCAGGCATATCTATCACCACGACAATGTACAAATCGAACGCCGCTAATTTCCTGGCCAACTCTTCATACAGATGTCTGCGTGTGATTCTCCGACGACGAGAAGGGCTCAGATATTTCCGTGGTGGAGAAGGACCTCGACGTGTTGGACCGCGCCTGGTTCGCTCCGTGCGGTTTGGTGCTGACCTTGAGCTCCGCAAAGTCGGTGATCATGGCTGGCCTGGTGATCTTCTCCATGGAGACGCTCTTGCTTCCTGTGAGCATCCTCACGACGGTGGGCATGTGGGGGCGGCGCGCCATTGCGTCCTGTGTGCATAGCAGGCCGATCTTCAGGAACCGGCATGCCTCCTCGATGTCCAGGTCTTCGTCTATGTCGGCATCTATGATCTCTTCTAGACGCTCTTGCTCATAGAATGCCCATGTCTGTAGAAAAGTTGCAGCAGATTTTGTCAAATTCAGCATTATTCTTCGAACGTTTGCTCGGTGAACTTATGGTATAGTTGCTTCAGTATGCAACTGACACCATTTTGTATTCAGGTTATCAATAAACGCTTGCAAATAAGTAGAGCTTACCTTCTCAAGGAGGAATTGATCTTCACAAGGCAATCTTGTGTTGGTGTTACATCTGCCACTGACGATttccaagagaagaactccataacTATAGATGTCGGACTTCTTCGTCACTTGACCTCGGATAGCATATTCAGGAGCCAAGTATCCTCTGAAAAGAAGTGAAATTACTAGTCAGAACAGAAAATACAGTATGTGAAAGAAGGCTGTCAAATCAGGGGTTGGGTTATGCTTACAATGTGCCTGCCACCCGGGTGCTAACATGAGTTGCATTGGCAGGAAGAAGCCTCGCCAATCCAAAATCAGAAATTTTCGGGGTGAGGTCCTTGTCGAGAAGAATGTTGCTCGCTTTTATGTCGCGGTGGATAATGTGAGGACGGATTTCCTCATGAAGAAATGCAAGTCCACGGGCAACGCCCACGGCAATTTTGACACGAGCCCTCCAGTTGAACTGGATGCTGCTGTAGCCAGACCCTGCAATAGCACATGCAGAACATCTGTAAGTACGAGAACCAATGAAGGGATCGACGAACAGCAGAAATGCTCGGTAGGACAAAGTGTTAGTACCTAGCAATGTCTGTGAAAGGCTGTTTTTCTCAAGATAATTGTAAACGAGGATCCTATGGGACCCTTCAGCACAGCATCCGACAAGCGTGACCAGGTTTTCATGCTTGATGTCTGAAATTGCTGTAAGTTCAGTTAAGAACTCTCGGACACCTTGCCTTGAAGTGGCTGACAGAACCTTCACTGCGATTAGTGTGCCGTCTTTGAGCATTCCCTGGTGAAGCAAAATGAAATGTTAGCAAAAGGTGTTTGATAATTTTGACCTTTTTTAGGCATTGACGAAGTGGTCAGTAACCTGTGCATAATTACCCTGAATACGGAACCAAAACCACCCTCTCCAATCTTGTTTGCCCCACTGAAATCTTGAGTTGCCTTTCTCAACTCATTGTAAGAAAAGACCTTCACACTATGTTCACCTGAGATTAAGAAACAATAAAGGAAGAAAGCGTATAAGAACGGAGAATCGCTTGAGCATGGAAGGGACCAGGCAAATACGTGCAAAAGATGCTCACCATCATCGCCTTCAACAGCATGTTGAGATCTCCGTCCGAACATAAAGCAGCAATCCATGTTGACAACAAACTAGAAGGAATTTCTGCAAGAAATATATGTAGCAGGCTGTCAGATAAGAATTGTATACTTTGTAATGCAAGTATGCAACAATAGATGAATCCAAAACAGAGGCCTATAAGCAACACACTAACTTAGTGATCGCTGACCCCAAGTATCAATTATTGGTGTGAACAGCAAGACACAAATTTTAAAAGACAAATTGAACAACAGTTTTGCTTTTAATTATTGGAATCCAAATTCTTTAAGAGAAAGCTGAAGCTGAACTACCGTTTTGCTTAACTACCTAGCCATATTATCCTAACTCACTAGGCCATGATTACGCAGTACGGCACGGGCAAGATAATATGGAAAATGTGAAGCAACCAAGGCTTTAGTAGAGAAGCCATCCCTCCCATTTGCTGATCATTTTGCAGAAATGGAAAATTTGGTTGTCACAAGTAAACGCGGCCCTATCTCTCTGAAAGAAACAAAGCACCTAACACAACCGCTGGAGCTGAACCAGCTAATCACAAAGTTGAAGATCAGAAATATCATAATAAGCCAACCCATTCGGAAATGGAGTTGGATTGGGACACAGAGCAAAGGCAATTGATTGTTGTACATGGAGAATTGCACCCGAAATATTGTTTCGAAAAAAAATTGCACCCGCAATCGGAAAGTCCTTACGAACCAAACCCTGAATTTGGCTAGAGAAACTGACGTGAAAAACAGAGAGAGAATCTCAAAGGCAAGCCATGAAAACTTGTCCCCGCTCTCCCCTAGGATAAGATCCCGGAAAGAAGCAAAGACGGCCATGGGATGAATCTCGATCTGAGACGGCGTCTCAAAGACGGCCAATCCACCGAACCAAACCCGTCCACCCCCCAAAACAGACGACTAGCTGAATCCGGAGCTGGAAGAAAGAAGACAGAGCGAGAGCGCAAGAATCACCTTGCAGATAGATAGATAGCAGCGCCGAGGATCAATCGATCAAGCCTGGCTCGCTCCCTGCGCTAGCGACCGGCTGATAAACAACGAGGACAGCGCCAACCAGTTGGTGAGCACGAGGTAAGGCGAGAGGAGGCGGTGGCGTACAAGATGGCGGTGGCGGGCGCAGTTAAGAATGGATGAGGGGgagggtggaggtggaggagtaggcgGAGAAGGATATGAAGAGGAAGAAGGCGGTGAGAAGGATCTGGGGAGCACCACGGCACGAGGCTTTGACTTTCTCTCCCTCCCGTTCCTCTTCTTCCTACTCCTGCTGCTGCCGCTCACCTCACCTCACCTCACCCCCAGCCTCTGCGTGCTTCCAAGTCTCCTGCCCTGGTTGTATTTTAGCCGGAAAAAATGGGCCGTTTGTTTATTCGTGTCTCCTTTTGCTTTTGTTTGGCGGTTGCGACCTGGAAAAACGACGAGGTGTCGATCGAGTTAGTTAAAATATCGTTGGGACGCAGAGTGGATGGGGGGCGACGGTTTTTTCCCCGCGTGCGCGTTCGACTGGCCTCGTGGGCACGTCCGTCGGGGGCAGCAACGCGGAAGCAGCCACGACCGGCTCCCTCCCTCACGGTCAGCACTCAGCGGCGCCCGTTGGCGTTGCCCCCACGTCCACTTCGCCGGAGGGTCTCGCCCTGCCGCCGATGTGGCGCGTTCCTGTGAGGCGATGGGATCGGTGTACTGTAGACGAGACTTTTTTTTTGAGAGGGAACATACTGTAGACGAGACTTGTGCACGCACGGCGACGGCGAAAACATGTCGTCCACGCCACGGACCTACGGGCACTGTACCTATGCGTTGTACTTGTAGACTTGTAGGAACGCATTGCCGCAGCGGATTCTAACGTGACGAAGGACGTGTACGCGTCCGGACCTCCGCAAAGCCCCAGTTTGCAGAAAATGGGACGTCTGGCCCGGTCCATGAATGAGTGCTGGAGTACGTTGGATGACAAAACACATTTGGATTATGCCGTCCGGACGAAAGAGATGGTTTAGGGGTTCACATTGAAGATGTCGTTGGACGATCTTCAACATCGATCCTCAGAACTCCCGCATACGTCTGAACATACTTGTTGGACACAATTTGTCATCCAATGGGTAACCATTGTTCGCGAACTAGTCTGGATATCTGAAATCCCGCACACCGTATGAAAAACCAGGGGAGGCTTTGCGGGCGTCTCGACTGCTGCCACATACACGTCCGATAGCTTGGACCCATCCAAAAACCTCGCCCgtgcccgctgtcggtgtcaaaaccggcggatctcgggtagggggtcccgaactgtgcgtctaaggtcgatggtaacaggagacgagggacacgatgtttacccaggttcgggccctctctgtggaggtaataccctacttcctgcttgattgatcttgattaatatgaatattacaagagttgatctaccacgagatcgtaatggttaaaccctagaagtctagcctatggagattatgattgtgtatatctgcctctacggactaagccctccggtttatatagacaccggaggggactagggttgtacaaagtcggttacagagaaaggaatctt is a window of Triticum dicoccoides isolate Atlit2015 ecotype Zavitan chromosome 2B, WEW_v2.0, whole genome shotgun sequence DNA encoding:
- the LOC119365689 gene encoding cold-responsive protein kinase 1-like isoform X1 produces the protein MDCCFMFGRRSQHAVEGDDGEHSVKVFSYNELRKATQDFSGANKIGEGGFGSVFRGMLKDGTLIAVKVLSATSRQGVREFLTELTAISDIKHENLVTLVGCCAEGSHRILVYNYLEKNSLSQTLLGSGYSSIQFNWRARVKIAVGVARGLAFLHEEIRPHIIHRDIKASNILLDKDLTPKISDFGLARLLPANATHVSTRVAGTLGYLAPEYAIRGQVTKKSDIYSYGVLLLEIVSGRCNTNTRLPCEDQFLLEKTWAFYEQERLEEIIDADIDEDLDIEEACRFLKIGLLCTQDAMARRPHMPTVVRMLTGSKSVSMEKITRPAMITDFAELKVSTKPHGANQARSNTSRSFSTTEISEPFSSSENHTQTSV
- the LOC119365689 gene encoding cold-responsive protein kinase 1-like isoform X2, with the protein product MLKDGTLIAVKVLSATSRQGVREFLTELTAISDIKHENLVTLVGCCAEGSHRILVYNYLEKNSLSQTLLGSGYSSIQFNWRARVKIAVGVARGLAFLHEEIRPHIIHRDIKASNILLDKDLTPKISDFGLARLLPANATHVSTRVAGTLGYLAPEYAIRGQVTKKSDIYSYGVLLLEIVSGRCNTNTRLPCEDQFLLEKTWAFYEQERLEEIIDADIDEDLDIEEACRFLKIGLLCTQDAMARRPHMPTVVRMLTGSKSVSMEKITRPAMITDFAELKVSTKPHGANQARSNTSRSFSTTEISEPFSSSENHTQTSV